One Magnolia sinica isolate HGM2019 chromosome 2, MsV1, whole genome shotgun sequence genomic window, aacttaaaataaaaataaaaattgtaggtGTTACACTCATAGTTAGGAGCCCACCGCTTTAGTAGATATAGGGTCTTACCTAGTCCACTTcctttataaacaggttggatggcaaatgtcTTGCTATGGGCCAAGGAatatttcaatagtaggcattgcTATAACCACCACTTCCCGTCGCATCGTCCACTTAAGATTCAGATGTAAATCATTGTTGGGttcatagcttaaaatgagcaagaatggataaaacacatacaccacatcACCGTGGTTACTATCGAGTCCAATCGGAGAAAAAGGTACTCCACAGAGATAAAGTTCTCAGGCGGGcatggcttcggtggatcccgcTAATGTGGGTGGATCATTGGGcacatggtgatgtatgtgtcttacatcaAGTCCTCCATGCCTTTtgttggatcattttagggcataattcaAAGAAAACGAAGTTGATGTGATCAAAGATGATGTTATGCAGTTATTTAGGAAGAGACATGGCGCTAGGGCCAGATGGTTTtcctatttgttttttccctaccTTCTGGGATGTGATCAAAGATGATGTTATGCAGTTCTTTAAGGAGTTTCATGATAGGGGCAGACTACCAAAAGGTTTGGAGGCTTCCTTCATAGCTATAATCCCAAAAGTTCCCGGTGCGGCTTCTTTTAAAGATTTAAGACCTATTAGCCTGATTGGTGGCCCGTATAAAATTTTGGCAAAAGTCTGGGCCTCCTAGTTGAAGAAAGTTATCGGTAAGCTCATTTATGGGCATCAGAGTGCATTTATTATGGGAAGACAATTTATTGATTGTGCTCTTATTGCAAATGAATGTCTAGATTATAGTCACAAAGATGGGTTGAGGACAATTTTTTGTAAGTTGGACATTGAAAAGACTTATGACCATGTGGATTGAGAGTTCTTGCAATACATATTGAGGTGTATGGGCTTTGGAGCGAAATGGAAGGGTTGGACTAGAGAGTGTGTAGGTTGGTCTTTTTCTCTATTCTGATTAACGGGTCCTCGAAAGGCTTCTTCAAAAGCTCAAAAGGCATTCTCTAGGGTGACCCACTGTCCCCTTTCCTCTTCCTCATAGTGGGGGAGGCTTTGTCCAGACTGGTCAGGAGGCAGGGATCATTGGTGGCATCAAATGAGAGGTATGCCAACCCCAATATCTCATATCCAGTATGCAGATGACACTTTGATTTTTAGTGAAGCCGATCCAGTCAAGGTAGATAATTTGCGCACTACGATTCGATGCTTTGAAGCTGTTTCGGGTTTAAGGGTTAACATGGCAAAATCCGAGATGTTCGGGGTCAACTTGAAAGAGGAGGAGGTTAATAAATTTGTAGAATCCTTTAGGTGCTCTTCGGTTTCACTCCTGGTCTCTTTTATCGGTCTCCCTCTTTGTTTGGGCTCTCCTCAAAAATCCCTATGGGATAAGGTGATTAATAGATTTGAATCTTATCTAGCCAGATGGAAATGTGGATACATTTCTCTGGGAGGCCGCCTCACTCTCATTAAGGCAGCCCTCTCTAACCTGCCATTATATTATATGTCTCTCTTTAGATATCTGGCCTCTGTTTTGGCTATCTTGAAAAGTTAAGACATGATTTTATTTGGCATGACAATAAAGATATGAAAAGGTTTCATCTTATTAAGTGGAATCAGGTTTGTAAGCAGACTCAAGCAGGCAGAGTGGGGATAAAAGACCTCAAAAATATGAATAAGGCTCTCATTGGGAAGTGGATTTTGAGGCTCGGTTTTGAAGGTGATATTATATGGACTAAGATTATCAAAGGCAAATACGGTAGGTCTATTGGTGGATGGTGGACCAAAGATTCCCCTTTCTACAGGTCCTCGGCTCTTTGGAAAGGAATCCTATCATTGAAGAAGGAAGTGCTCTCTAGTATCGGTTTTATCCCGGGAAAGGGCAATAACATCAtattttgggaagatatttgggtGGGAGAAGCTGCCCTTGATCCAACTATCACTGTAGCTGAATGCTTCTCTACCTCGGCCTCGAAGATAGTGAGGAACGTGGTTTGCAGGAGAAACCTCCACGATTGGGAGGTCAACGAGTATGTGGGGCTCCTTGATCGTATATACAAGGCCATGCCAGATTGTCAGAATCCTGATAGTATTTTATGGAGGTTGGATAAATCCTCTTCCTTCTTAGTTAGATCGCTCTAATCTATGTTAGATTAGGAGCTGACTCCTATAGTTGACCATGTCCATCTTGCTATCTCTGGAAATACTCAGTTCTCCTAAATATGCTTCCTTCAGGTGGTTAATCGAAAATAAGAGGATTCTCACAATGGATAACTTGAGAAAGAGGGGGATGCCTCTTGTGAATGTCTGCCTTTGCTACCTGAAGAACCAAGAATTGATTGATCATCTGCTCTTTTTCTGCCATTTTATCACTCATATTTGGTCAGAACTCCCTACGCGCTTCAACATCATGTGGTGCTTTCCTGGTTCCGTGTCCCATCTCCTTAAAGCTTGGCATAGGGTTAGCTTAGGTAAGCAGAAGACTCGATTAAGGAGAATGGCCATTATTGCTATTTGGTGGTTAGCTTGGGAAGAAAAAAACAAGAGATGCTTCAGGAACACCTTTAATTCAGAATTGGTTATAGCAAGCAAGGCAAAACGTTTATTATTAGAATGGGTTGTGCAAATAGCAGGTCTTAAGGATTGTGATTTATTCTTTCCTGAAGTCTAGTGGAGTCTGCTCTCTCGGCAAACTTCGTCttcgccttttttttttcctctctattTGTAATCCTATCCCTTTTTTCTAATATATAAGGACTTTCCACAAAATAAGAGGAGTTATTAAAGGCTACCAGATGTTTATTTACTATCAAACCTattagtaaggtcacaaagacatgaatgaatgtATGACACAAATATGTAAGcaaattgcatactgagtaaattatgtggagcccaccttgatttatgtattttatcaacttcatccatcgcttttaacatataattttaggagttcAGCCCATAAGTAAAACACTACAGTTGAAAAATGATTGGGAgtggcaaaagttttggatcaagcttatatttgtgttttcccttcactcaCATCCCTGTAAtcttatgaaccggttggataaaaaataaacatcactgtgggcccttaaaaggtttcaatggtggaaatctttactcccactgtttcctttggtatggttcacttgagctttagatatgcttcattttttgggatcaacccctaaaatgagatggaaaaatcgatggatagcttggataaaacacgtatattcatggtgggcccagcgaAGTTTACTCAGTAAACAAAGTTTACTACAATAAGAGCGTAATGAGTTACTTGGTACGCATTGCGatctacacaaatatcagcttgaacgaAAGCTGTACGTCTTCCAGAGCGTCATCACTCGTCACAGAAGAGGTTTGCTTGCAATTCTGATATGTCCGAACTTTAGCCATTAGGATAGGTTTcttttcaataatccaaacctATCATGTGATAGGGCTTCGATTGGATTGGGTATAGTACAAAAATTTATCAGATTGAGTATATTATCTATTTTATAACACAAAGGTAatgttaaccgtccatttttaaagcaatagaGCCAAATTTCCAATGGCTAAGAAAgtcaaatttgagaaattttactTTCATACCCACATCGAGATTTATcctttaaacggtttggatcattcgaaGACGGCCCAGCTTCAAAAGGTTAAAGTTGCTACGAATCAAATTCGAGCAAACCTCCGCCAGAAGCAAAGTGGGTCGGTTACAACAAAGTCCCCTCGGCGCAAGTTAGCGACAGCCCGTCATAAATACGAGGCTTTTGATTTGAACACTGGTCAGCAGCGGGATTAGGGTTTTGTTTTCCGTTCTCGACAGAACGGGATTCAAAGAAGCGtagttacagagagagagagagagagagagagagagagagatggggaacCGACGGTGCTTTTTCGACATCAGCATAGGAGGGGAGTTGGAGGGGCGGATAGTGGTGGAGCTCTACAGCGACGTGGTCCCCAAAACGGCCGAAAACTTCAGAGCTCTTTGTACGGGCGAGAAGGGCATTGGCCCTAACACTGGCGTTCCTCTCCATTAcaaggcatctctctctctctctctatctgactgCAATGCCTTTCGGATTTTTGAAATACCACGGCGTGGTTTTTGCTGTCCTTTTTCCTCaaatcattttggaaattatGCGATTTCGaggaaaatattttcttttaattttttgcattttttttccagatttcAATGTCAGATTCAATCTTGGATTTGGTATGGGACTTGAAAGGGAATTATATGATACTCGACCTGAGGAAATGCATGGCATACTCGAGCTGTCAGTTTGTACACGTGGGACCAAGGTTGGTTGACCTAAAACATTGGTTTGATAGGCCATGGCCCCAAAATCTCAAtgataggacaatcctaaccttcctGTTTGTCGCCTGCAAATAGACAATAGTTCCACATTGACATGAAAAAGGCCCGCGATTGGTAGCTAGGATCTTTTAATTTGGGTGTTTTTTGGGGCAGGTCCATCCAGGATCGGGTGCAATAGACCTATGCTTTGGTttgctgaaccatgggccccacttgtacaaactgaaaacttgaGGATACTGTCTGGACATCCTTGggttgaggatcatataattccttcaTCAATAATACATAACAATATTTGATTACAGAACAATCTAAGGTGAATAAAGGATGGGATATTATATTTACAGTGTTTACAATGTCATAATCCACTAGTCCATACAAGTGGATCCCTTGGCTTGTTGATCAATGTCGTTGATCTGATTAGCAGTGGGCCCCTGCATAAATGGAGCTTGCTACAAAAAGCATTCTGGCTGGACACTCACAATCCCTAGATTGGTGGCCCACAAATAGACAACTAAGCAAAGGTTAAGCaaaagtccacattcaactgaaaaccTAGGACTTTTATCTTCGAGATTTTCAGGGacggtccatccatggtggggcgaGCTTGGTTgtctggatcatcaaaccatggTCCCGACTGCCTATTCAAACTGAAGACCTGTTGATACTTGTGATCACTGTTACCCAGATCGAGGGTTAATTTGGTACATGGTATGGGATCAGTTACATGGTACGGTTAGCATAGGACTGTAGGATTATGCGGGTCGCCCTGGGAAATACAACCGAGTATacataatataaaaaaatgaacTGGATTTTTCTCCCATTCACGTATCACAAATTGATCAGCAGCgagattttcattcttttccactCTTTCTGGCATCATCTGTACCACAGTTCTATATGAAATAACGAATGTCACCAATACAAATCTTTCATGCTTAGCATCTTGTATATGTTATTATGTTTGATATCGCATAAATCAAAgagtaaatccaaatataaattttaattagAATGTAAATATGTAATCAATAATAAGAGTGCAGACCATAATTTCGGGCTGGTAAGATGAGCGATTTGGATCACAAATGACACACAATCCGTATCACATAATTTGGAACAAAAGAACACAAGATGTTGGCAGTTTAGGCAACATTGCTGATGATCATATGGAAatactaaggccctgtttggtcgccactcttgaatttttatttattttttccgaAGATTTCTATGCAAgtcaaattttgaagaaaaaagttCTAGAAAACTAATTATATATGTAGACTACACCGTTTTCAAAAAAATGGTAATAGTGAATAAAAAGGCACTTTGCAACCTTGCCTAGGTAACTATTGGGGTTACTTTCACTAGAATAGGATAAACAGCTCCGTGTGCATGAAATCCACGTTTTCCACCTATGCACAACTTGTTTGGCCTTGCTTCCAAAATTCGGGTTGATTCAAtgctctggtgggccaccccataaaatcccacctaaaacctctaaatttacgtgctatggcccacctgactgtCGGAATAATGTGATTTTTGGCTAATTCTTTCATCCTGATGAGGGGAATTAGAGGAATGGATTGAATGGCTTATAAACACTATGGTGTGCCCCCTACACATAACTAATATTGGGCATCCCATCCTAATATTTCTCCTTGTGGTGTTTctgacctgaattttggatcaagatgatacttgGTATTTATGGTGGAGATTAGGTAGTAGAGTATTTGAACAGTTTTGATTCCACATAAACCACAAAGGTGGTCCCAATGTGTGAATGTTACTATGAATACAAGATTACCCAAAAAGCATGCAGATAATGTGTTTTTGAGCTGTCACAGTTAAAAAGACGAATCCAATTCCGTAGCCGATGTAACAAAATgttatgtggggctcactgtgacaTCCACTCGGTTCATCATTTTTGCCATATTATGTTAGGACTTGAGACTGAAAATCAATCAGATTTAGAACCCAAGTGGGCCAGACCAGAAGAGACTGTGGGatggaaatgcccaccattgaaaccttgctagggtccactgtgatgcttatatgccatccggCCCGTCGATAAGGATATTCACATCAGGATGGCAGCAGGTATCAAACTTCCAGCACTACTTCTATCATTAATCTTGACAAATGGTGGAACACAAtttgtgtagctgaccccaaatagttgggataaggcttagatgatgacggaTAAAATGACGAGCACAACATACTGTTGTCCACAAATTTATTCAGTATGGACATCTTAGGAAGAGCTTCCCAACTCAGAATTGTATCCACCATCTATTTTAGCTCATGGTTTCAATTCAACTTGTGAGCCCAGGGTAGATCAATCATCTTAAAAGTTAGCGGTTTAGAAATTTCAATATTTTTCTGTAGGTTCATACATGGATAAGGCTGGAAGTAAGAAATTCATTTGTTGGGGCTGCATTTTGCTCATTATCAATCATGTTTCCTTTCTTCTAGTTTAGAACTTGTTTCGGGTTTTGTCTTACTTAGCTTGCTATTAAGAACAAAACTTTCATTTCAGGGCGTCCGTTTTCACCGGGTTATTAAAGGTTTTATGATACAAGGTGGCGACATATCTGCCGGAGATGGCACCGGGGGAGAATCCATTTATGGGTTGAAATTTGAGGATGAGAATTTTGAGTTGAAACATGAAAGGAAAGGAATGCTATCGATGGCTAATTCTGGACCTAATACCAATGGGTCTCAATTCTTTATTACCACCACCCGGACATCACATCTTGATGGTAAACATGTTGTGTTTGGGAAAATAATTAAAGGCATGGGGGTCGTTCGTTCCATTGAGCACACCCCCACTGAGCCTGGTGATTGTCCCACAGTTGATGTTGTGATTGTAGACTGTGGGGAAATTCCTGAAGGTGAAGATGATGGCATTACCAATTTCTTCAACGATGGTGATACATATCCTGATTGGCCTGCTGATCTAGATGAGAAGTCGGCTGAGATATCTTGGTGGATGAATGCTGTAGAGTCAATCAAAGCTTTAGGGAATGATCAATACAAGGTGAACTATGGAACTCTCAGTCTTGAGCTTTTAACCTTGTGAGATTCTGTTTTGCAATACTGGACTGATCCGTGGTGTTGGTGTTACCTTtcatttttgtttaatattttcCCAATATGGGAGTTTTCTATGATGCTCAATGAAACACAGGTTTTGCTCCCCAGCAGTGGTGCATGTGGAACCATGCCATATATCTTTTAGGACCCACCATGGGATGAGCTGTGCTTCAATATTTCCCTGATCAGACGATTCATTCTACTCATTCAGTTGATGGCTTACAAATCGACCAATACAGTTATCAGTGGCATTGGGGAGCATTTTGGGAATCTTCCATCCATGATGAAGCTTGCTAGGCTCTTCACCTCAGGATGTACAGTTGTTGGGCAGAATGGCATTTTTTTATCTCCTATTTCCAACTTGGCCACCAAGAACCTATAGTTATTCTTTCTTTTACATACTGCATGGTATTTCACCCTGAATTGATATTTGACCAACAAATGCCATGACCATCATGGTCTACTTTCATTCATTTAAAGATGTAATATATGATTCTTGATTGAGATTTAATTGTCCCGAGGAATGTACTGGTGGTACCCACCTTCCTGCCGGCCAaatgttcatatggtgggccccgtgGTGGATGGCTGATAATCCAAAATCTTTCCCATCAGATGATCACTGTTGTTGATTTCTTCCCctttaaatgtggaccattggttgtAATTTTCCATTTTTGTCAGAGACCTATTACTATCAAATACTTGAGAATGAGATTAGTGGATGGCTCATCTCATCATTGGCTGGGTTATCATATCAATAGAGTTACTGAAAGGTGGTCCTGCCTTTACCATTGCTGGGTTGAACAAGACGAACACAATTCCTCCTGATTGATCACCATATAATATCTTATATAATATCTTTCAGTGAAGATTACTCTGGCTTTAATACTGGATCTATCTTTATCTGTTTGCTATCGTTGGCTGTCATTCTActtggtttatttattttatttaccatGGCTGTTTGCAGAAACAAGATTTTAAAACGGCTCTTAAAAAGTATCGGAAAGCATTGCGCTACTTGGATGTTTGCTGGGAGAAAGAAGAGATTGATGAGGGTGATCTATTGAATCTCTCCATTCGTTCTTTTTCTGGTTTAACCATTTGCGGTGACTAGCTTTGTTACAGATGACTGTCTCTATTCCTGCTTGATTTGTAATTTCTGCGGTTGTGCAGAGAAGAGTTCTCATTTGAGGAAGACGAAGTCACAGATATTTACAAATAGCTCTGTAAGCATTTTCCCATCGACCACTAGGTGGAATTGAGGAATTCTTTGTCAGTAGATGCGTCTTGTGAACAAtattaaaaatctcaaaatcaattcaGAACTTGCCTTAAGGTGTGAGCAAGTTGATGCAGTTGAGTTACTTGGAAACTGTCCATGTCAAACTAGTTTCTGAAAATACTTTGAAGAATGTTAAAATGTCTGAAAATAAGAGACAATGGATCTGAAATAGCGGTAAGGGGTGTTCTACTCTGGATAATAGGAATCAAAGAAGTTTGGATGTAATGTGTTTTGAACTCATGTTAGAGAGAGATCAAGTTGCAATTGCCTCTCTTCCACTCTTCTTTCCCTTGcatcaaactctctctctctctctctctctctctctctctctctctcggatcgACTTTCCTAGAAAAACCTCTACAACCTCTAATTTTCTTTTCGAAGTCTCTACCCCGTctctcttgaattcatcaactTCTCAGTGTCACCTAGTTTTCAAGAATCTTAATTGTCTCACTTCATTTCCTAAATCTAGATGGTTAGTGGGAATGGCTGGGGTCAACCCATATTCAATCCATCATAAGATAGCAATGTCTAGGCCTTGTCCAATCTCAAGATTGGCTTTTATATCTGAACCAAAACTAAGCATGCTGGTATTTCCGAAGCACAGCCCAAGCTCACGTCGCCCACTTCTCTTTACAACCTTAGTTAAGGCAGATGATTGAGGTTGACCCTTCTGACCAGCGCACGAGGAAAGTCGATATATGAATTGGGACTATCCATCAAGTTTCTTCTACTGCTGATGAAAAATGGTCTAAAATATGCATAtagatcagatgatcctatccgTCTGCTCGGTAGCCTCCAAAGAAATAGTTACAATCATTAGCGGTCAAACAGTCAGTGTCCGTCTGCTTGGTAGCCTCCAAAGAAAATTAATGGATAAAACTGTGTAATAAAAGTGTTTTTTGAACATAAGCCATCCATTATAGAGCATACTAAATGGATGGCCCTGATTGATAAATAACCTTCTCTTGTGTATTGTAGAGAGGCGGCACTCTTACCTTATTTGGGTTCTTCCTGCACTACTGTGTTAATCtcctttattatattataaaagcTCCTTTTGTGGGAACACATTTTCTTGTCATGGTTTTCAAATATTGACAGGAAAATCTCTTTAATACATCATATGGTAGTAAACAAGTgaacattttaggacatgaatatAGTTGCTCATGCCACCTAAAATGTTGATAAATCTCTAGTTGCAGCCTTGTAGGAACCTTTTGCTGCTGCTCCTGTGGAATCTTGCTACCATCCTCATCCCCTTCCCTACTCCATCTCCCACTTCCAATCTTTCTAGCTCTCCTATGACCTTCTGCTAACTACCAATTTGATTCCGCCAAGTCATCTTTAACCTAATCAACCTTTTGGCCTATCCAACTTCCTTCTATTTGAatattatttttatcattttaaaatCTAGACATCCTATATGAAATCACCCTGTATAATATTTCTATATTTAGCACGCGCGCACACACTCACAGACCCCACATACATGTGGACCAGTGTGTATTATTTTATGCTGGTGGTTCCTAGGCTCTTTCAATTCCCGAACTTTTGGGAACCATTGGTATTAGCAcgcgtgcgcgcacacacacacacacccccttgCCTCAACTTTGCTTTTGCTCTTGCCTCGCGCAACTGAGATTGCATCATGCATGATGTTTTATCTACTTGATGTGCTTCCAAAAGCTAGTATTGGATGTTCCAAACTGGAGTTTTGGTTGTCTTTAAACTTTGTGCTGTTTTCATGTTGTGTGTGTTTTTGTGCACATGCTTTGGCTTACCTGCAGGATGCTAATTTACTATTATATACTGTATCTCTGTGTTAGGGGCCTTGCGTATCTTACTGTCTAATACTTGATGTATTGTCTAGGCTTGTAAGTTGAAATTAGGAGATTTAAAAGGCGCATTATTGGACACAGACTTTGCAATGCGTGAAGGAGAGGGTAATGTCAAAGCCTTGTTTCGCCAGGGTCAGGTTAGTATCTCCTAAGTAGACAGGAACCTACCACTTAATTGAATTCTTGTACTCTGAATGCCAGGTCTAGTTCATGGTTACTCAGTGCCTTTCAGAGTAACATTATTATACATGCAAAACTTACAAACAGTTGATAGTTACATCTATTTTTGTACTTGTCTTTGGATCTTAATGAAATTGTTGTTACCTATCAAAAGAAATAGGAACATCCACTTTGACTAACAAATATCTGAGTGGGATACATGGATTCTTATTTGATAAAAAGCTACTGCAATGGAAGTTTTTGACATGCATCTTACATAATAGTATCTTCAGACTTGAATCCTTTGATGGTTGTATGGTAATGGAACTCTTGCTTCAAATATTTAGCAAACTCGCTGCAGATTTCACTGTAAATACTATCCCTTTTTGTTCAATATGCTGGGATGTGGTCAGTTTGAGTTTATCAAGGTGGTTATGAGTTTCATGAAGTCGGCATATTAATAAAGGTTCCATTG contains:
- the LOC131235425 gene encoding peptidyl-prolyl cis-trans isomerase CYP40-like; this encodes MGNRRCFFDISIGGELEGRIVVELYSDVVPKTAENFRALCTGEKGIGPNTGVPLHYKGVRFHRVIKGFMIQGGDISAGDGTGGESIYGLKFEDENFELKHERKGMLSMANSGPNTNGSQFFITTTRTSHLDGKHVVFGKIIKGMGVVRSIEHTPTEPGDCPTVDVVIVDCGEIPEGEDDGITNFFNDGDTYPDWPADLDEKSAEISWWMNAVESIKALGNDQYKKQDFKTALKKYRKALRYLDVCWEKEEIDEEKSSHLRKTKSQIFTNSSACKLKLGDLKGALLDTDFAMREGEGNVKALFRQGQVYMALNDVDAAVESFKKALELEPNDGSIKKELAAARKKIADRRDQERKAYSRMFK